The segment ATGGCTTTTATTCCCGGTGCCATTCAGATGGGTCAGGATATATTGAGGTAGCCATAAGAAGATATATATGCCCTGTATGCAGTAAGACTGTCTCATCCCTACCCGATTTCTGCCTTCCACATTTTCAGTATTCTATTGACTTGACTGTAATGTCAGTTAACGAGACTATGTCAAGAGATACAATCATCAGCTCCTTTATCGCCAAGCTGAGAGAATTTTCTCCATATACGGTGTTTTCAAGGCAGCATATATATTTCTATACCAGAAGGGTAATTGATAATCTCGGCTTTATCATGTATGGATTACGTCAGATAGACCCATGCATAAAGTTTTCTAATATCCCAAATGATAGGATGAGGGCCAGAGAGATCCTTGACATTTTAGGTAGCAGCATTCCTATCTTCTCCCAAAGATTCTATACTGCCTGTCAGAAATCATTTCTGGCCCCTCTCACATAATTTTAGCACTGAGATCATTAAATTAAAATGGGCATCAGACAATAAGAAGCTGGTTATCTCAATACTTCAGGGGTGGGATAGAGGCATTGAAACCCGGCTACAGGAGCGACCGTGGCAGATACAGAAAGATAGATACTGTTCTTTCGGAGAAGATAAGGCAAAAAAGGATAGAAAACCCCAATATGACAGGTAAACTCCTCTATGAGACACTCATAGGTGAAGAGCTGATATCCCCTGACAAGTTATCAATGTCCACATTCTATAGATTTTTAGAGGACATGCCCATAAGCTGTAATAATGAGAATGAAAAAGAAGGTAAGACAAAGAGGTTCTCCTACGAGTATATAAACGAACTGTGGCAGACTGATGTCATGTATGGACCATATATAAAAGAGGGTAAGACAAAGAGGCAGACATACCTTATCGCATATATCGATGATGCCTCAAGGCTGTGTACCTATGCCAATTTTTACTATGCCCAAAGTTTCTTATCCTTGAGAGACTCATTTAAAGAAGTGGTACTTAGAAGAGGCATCCCTAAGATGCTATATACAGATAATGGTAAGATATATAG is part of the Calorimonas adulescens genome and harbors:
- a CDS encoding DUF6431 domain-containing protein, producing the protein MEVAIRRYICPVCSKTVSSLPDFCLPHFQYSIDLTVMSVNETMSRDTIISSFIAKLREFSPYTVFSRQHIYFYTRRVIDNLGFIMYGLRQIDPCIKFSNIPNDRMRAREILDILGSSIPIFSQRFYTACQKSFLAPLT